A genome region from Thermomonospora amylolytica includes the following:
- a CDS encoding LamG-like jellyroll fold domain-containing protein: MAMVSTVTVAIAGPPEPAAADPAPQASAEDGALETARRTGKPVEVESLRTSTRQVFAQPSGSFRMEQSLRPRWVRRAGKWVDVDPTLRRNSDGTVAPAAAVLDLRLSGGGDRPLVALGNGAQSMEFHWPHKLPQPTLDGDTATYAEVLPGVDLQVRADIEGFVWALVVKNARAAKNPALRRITLRTVGRGMSIRANPKGGADILDAAGGQVLYAPTPLMWDSSDASAASGTPQRLRAQGKVSPRLQGPAVGARRKQIGLEVGSGGLSVIPDRNMLEDPDTAFPVVIDPPLTMGRAAWAKVSSGHPGQEYPNGGIDGSYGEVGNAGDDGQVWRTFYRFNMPGALYGKQILSSRLHLRLTHSWSCEARAIQVHRTGGFGAYTNWRNQPAWRGLLDEVSAGKGHGADCPAGDVELDVKAAVAAAAADERPTLTLGIRAKDEHDSHAWKRFGSTPEQVKLVTEYNAVPRRPELAEMRVQPGGWCSGGSSSDPVPVNRTDPVFHARLHDADGTVRGVFELREAAPDGSAPLRLSHTSPLNSTGLEHQWQVPAGALEDGKRYRLTVKAVDENGAASEFSDACWIRIDTGNPQSLPTVTSPDYPSVDQAPEGSDGVGQPGRFVLSANGDTDVTAFRYGLDDPYCSQGPVAADVPGGTRTVILTPQTEGVRVLYAAGVDAAGNWSQAGCSAVYTFNVKGAAPPVSHFLLDENSGDSAHDAKNDGRTLTLADGAGWAPGRMNSALSLNGGTAHAATTGPVVDTAKAFTVSAWARLTDKSADRIVVSQTGERAAGFQLHYDAQADRWMFSRPVTDADSPAFARAVGAHSPAVNAWTHLMGVHDPGKGQLRLYVNGRLEGWASFTSPWNATGGLQVGRTKHNGVFTGGFAGQIDNIRIWQRLVGEPAPVPEAYFQLNEANGEPLRDLIYRGRTLTLGPGAAQIDDARYGRGLSFDGGADAHATTSGEVVRTDQAFSAGIWVKLADKNLTYSLLSQTGSRTSAFQLSYSKDDDRWVFGRHDSDSDDATQIRAVSTSVPSLEWTHLLGVYDPVARQIRLYVDGRLESSVAYTGTPWHAEQLQIGRTKSEGRFQGNAKAQIDEVKLWDRAIDHDPYRTAPATETADPSDPYGKPEVWKEANSPVQLAAHWKLDPSEDGTTAPSEHGNTTPLTLQGGAALLPDDLFWTQDGMGFLGLDGIDDQAVASGPIARTDRSFSVAAWVRVTGNPASWPDGKNGASVVSQDGEVGNGFSLWAERYGPTGSDTSGERFRWTFSTVGDDTMSPTVHRARSEEVVQYEPVHLVGVYDMTERRIMLYVNGQLARSAQAPFTRAWAALRQFRIGTARNGGSFANDFLPGQVDEVSVYAGVLTQPDVLKVGAGAYPIGTVH, from the coding sequence ATGGCCATGGTGTCCACCGTGACGGTGGCGATCGCCGGCCCGCCGGAGCCGGCCGCCGCCGACCCGGCTCCGCAGGCGAGCGCCGAGGACGGCGCACTCGAAACGGCGCGCAGGACCGGCAAGCCGGTCGAGGTCGAGAGCCTGCGGACGTCCACCCGCCAGGTCTTCGCGCAACCATCCGGCTCGTTCCGGATGGAGCAGAGCCTGCGCCCCCGCTGGGTGCGGCGCGCGGGCAAGTGGGTCGACGTCGATCCCACGTTGCGGCGCAACTCCGACGGCACGGTCGCTCCCGCGGCCGCGGTGCTGGACCTGCGGCTGTCCGGCGGCGGCGACCGGCCGCTCGTCGCGCTCGGGAACGGCGCGCAGTCGATGGAGTTCCACTGGCCCCACAAGCTGCCCCAGCCGACCCTCGACGGCGACACCGCCACCTACGCGGAGGTCCTGCCCGGAGTCGACCTGCAGGTCCGCGCCGACATCGAGGGCTTCGTCTGGGCGCTCGTAGTGAAGAACGCGCGGGCCGCCAAGAACCCGGCCCTGCGGCGCATCACCCTACGTACTGTCGGCCGGGGCATGTCGATCAGAGCCAACCCGAAGGGCGGCGCCGACATCCTCGATGCGGCCGGCGGCCAGGTGCTGTACGCGCCGACTCCTTTGATGTGGGACTCCTCCGATGCGTCGGCCGCGTCCGGAACGCCCCAGCGGCTGAGGGCTCAGGGGAAGGTCTCGCCCAGGCTCCAGGGACCGGCGGTGGGCGCCCGCCGCAAGCAGATCGGGCTCGAGGTGGGTTCCGGCGGTCTGTCCGTGATCCCGGACCGGAACATGCTGGAAGACCCCGACACCGCCTTCCCGGTGGTCATCGACCCGCCCCTCACCATGGGACGCGCCGCCTGGGCGAAGGTCTCCAGCGGGCATCCCGGACAGGAGTACCCGAACGGCGGGATCGACGGCTCCTACGGTGAGGTGGGGAACGCGGGCGACGATGGCCAGGTGTGGCGCACGTTCTACCGCTTCAACATGCCGGGAGCCCTGTACGGGAAGCAGATCCTCAGCTCTCGCCTCCACCTTCGTCTGACGCATTCGTGGTCGTGCGAGGCCCGCGCGATCCAGGTCCACCGAACCGGTGGATTCGGCGCGTACACCAACTGGAGGAACCAGCCGGCCTGGCGCGGGCTGCTGGACGAGGTGAGCGCCGGAAAGGGCCACGGCGCGGACTGCCCGGCGGGCGACGTCGAGCTGGACGTCAAGGCCGCCGTCGCGGCCGCGGCGGCGGATGAGCGGCCGACCCTGACGCTGGGCATCCGGGCGAAGGACGAGCACGACAGCCACGCCTGGAAGAGGTTCGGCAGCACCCCCGAGCAGGTGAAGCTCGTCACCGAGTACAACGCCGTGCCGCGGCGGCCGGAGCTGGCGGAGATGCGCGTGCAGCCCGGCGGCTGGTGCTCGGGAGGCTCCTCCTCCGACCCCGTTCCGGTCAACCGGACCGATCCGGTGTTCCATGCACGGCTGCACGATGCGGACGGCACGGTCAGGGGTGTGTTCGAGCTCCGTGAGGCGGCCCCGGACGGCTCCGCTCCGCTGCGGCTGAGCCACACCTCGCCGTTGAACTCGACCGGTCTCGAGCACCAGTGGCAGGTGCCGGCGGGGGCGCTGGAGGACGGCAAGCGGTACCGGCTCACCGTCAAGGCGGTCGACGAGAACGGAGCCGCCAGCGAATTCAGTGACGCCTGCTGGATAAGGATCGACACCGGCAACCCGCAGAGCCTGCCCACGGTCACCTCTCCCGACTACCCCTCCGTCGACCAGGCGCCGGAGGGGAGTGACGGAGTCGGTCAGCCCGGCCGCTTCGTGCTGTCGGCCAACGGCGACACCGATGTGACCGCGTTCCGTTACGGGCTGGACGACCCCTACTGCTCACAGGGGCCGGTCGCCGCAGACGTCCCCGGCGGCACCCGGACCGTCATCCTGACCCCGCAGACCGAGGGAGTCCGGGTGCTGTACGCGGCGGGCGTGGACGCGGCGGGCAACTGGAGCCAGGCGGGATGCAGCGCGGTCTACACGTTCAACGTGAAGGGCGCCGCGCCTCCGGTCTCCCATTTCCTGCTCGACGAGAACTCCGGCGACAGCGCTCATGACGCCAAGAACGACGGCCGGACCCTCACCCTGGCGGACGGAGCCGGCTGGGCCCCGGGCCGGATGAACAGCGCGCTCTCCCTGAACGGTGGCACGGCCCACGCCGCGACCACCGGCCCGGTGGTCGACACCGCCAAGGCGTTCACGGTCAGCGCCTGGGCTCGGCTGACGGACAAGAGCGCCGACCGCATCGTCGTCTCCCAGACGGGAGAACGCGCAGCCGGATTCCAGCTGCACTACGACGCACAGGCCGATCGCTGGATGTTCAGCCGGCCCGTGACCGACGCCGATTCCCCGGCGTTCGCCAGGGCCGTGGGGGCGCACTCACCGGCGGTGAACGCCTGGACGCACCTCATGGGCGTCCATGACCCGGGGAAGGGGCAGCTCAGGCTGTACGTCAACGGCAGGCTCGAGGGCTGGGCGTCCTTCACCTCCCCCTGGAACGCCACCGGCGGACTGCAGGTCGGGCGGACCAAGCACAACGGTGTTTTCACCGGGGGATTCGCCGGGCAGATCGACAACATCCGGATCTGGCAGCGGCTGGTGGGCGAGCCCGCGCCGGTGCCGGAGGCCTACTTCCAGCTGAACGAGGCGAACGGCGAGCCGCTCCGGGACCTGATCTACCGAGGACGCACGCTCACCCTCGGTCCCGGTGCCGCCCAGATCGACGACGCCCGATACGGCAGGGGCCTGTCCTTCGACGGCGGCGCCGACGCCCATGCCACCACTTCGGGCGAGGTCGTCCGGACGGACCAGGCGTTCTCGGCCGGCATCTGGGTGAAACTCGCCGACAAGAACCTCACCTACTCCCTGCTGAGCCAGACCGGCAGCCGGACGAGTGCCTTCCAGCTCTCCTACTCCAAGGACGACGACCGGTGGGTCTTCGGCCGCCACGACTCCGACTCCGACGACGCGACCCAGATCCGGGCGGTGTCGACCTCGGTGCCGAGCCTGGAATGGACTCACCTGCTGGGCGTGTACGACCCGGTGGCCCGGCAGATCCGGCTGTACGTCGACGGCCGGCTGGAGTCCTCCGTCGCCTACACCGGCACGCCGTGGCACGCCGAGCAACTGCAGATCGGCAGGACGAAGTCCGAGGGGCGGTTCCAGGGGAACGCCAAGGCCCAGATCGACGAGGTGAAGCTCTGGGACCGGGCGATCGACCATGACCCGTACCGCACGGCCCCGGCCACGGAAACGGCGGACCCCTCGGACCCGTACGGCAAGCCGGAGGTCTGGAAAGAGGCCAACTCCCCGGTGCAGCTCGCCGCGCACTGGAAGCTCGACCCGTCCGAGGACGGCACGACGGCACCGTCCGAGCACGGCAACACCACACCGCTCACCCTGCAAGGCGGAGCCGCCCTCCTCCCCGACGACCTCTTCTGGACGCAGGACGGGATGGGCTTCCTCGGCCTCGACGGCATCGACGACCAGGCCGTGGCGTCCGGGCCGATCGCCCGGACGGACCGGAGCTTCTCCGTCGCGGCCTGGGTCCGGGTGACCGGCAACCCGGCGAGCTGGCCCGACGGGAAGAACGGCGCCTCGGTGGTCAGCCAGGACGGTGAGGTCGGCAACGGCTTCTCCCTCTGGGCGGAGCGTTACGGCCCGACCGGTTCGGACACCTCCGGCGAACGCTTCCGGTGGACGTTCAGCACGGTCGGTGACGACACCATGTCGCCGACGGTCCATCGCGCCCGCTCCGAGGAAGTGGTGCAGTACGAGCCGGTCCATCTGGTCGGTGTCTACGACATGACGGAACGCCGGATCATGCTGTACGTGAACGGCCAGCTCGCCAGGTCCGCACAGGCCCCCTTCACCCGAGCCTGGGCGGCGCTGCGGCAGTTCCGGATCGGCACCGCCAGGAACGGGGGAAGTTTCGCGAACGACTTCCTCCCCGGCCAGGTCGACGAAGTGAGCGTCTATGCCGGGGTGCTCACCCAGCCTGACGTCCTGAAGGTGGGGGCGGGAGCCTACCCGATCGGAACAGTGCATTAG